The Salinigranum rubrum genome contains the following window.
TTCGTAGAAGTTCATGCGTGAAGCCATCGGTTCCGGTGCGGCCGGCGTTCCTCGTAACTCCGGGTCGCTCCCGAGGATCACGATTCGGCCACCGTCGGCGAGGACTCTGTGGATCTCACTGAACACTTCGATGGGGTTCGGGAGGTGACCGAGAACGCTGGTCATGGTTGCGCACGAGAACGTGCCATCTTCGAACGGCAACGCCTCGGCATCGGCCTCCCGGACATCGAGCCGTCCTGTCTCGACCGCGTCTCGGTTGGTCTGCTTCGCCAGCCGGACCATCTCCGGGCTATGGTCGATGGCCGACGCCCTGCAGCCACTTTCTAGGGCTTTGGCGAGAAGCACCCCACCTCCACAACCGACTTCGAGGAGGTGGTCGTCGGGCCCCAACGCGAGCTCCTCTAATATAACACGGAAATTCGGGTAGTGATAGAGCGGATCGCCGTATTCTTCCCGGGCGGCATCACCTGTCGGTCGTCGCCCCTCGCGGTCGGTGAGCCAATCGCCGAACGCGTCCGGTGACGTCGCGACGAGATGAGGAGCCACAACCTCCGTGGCAAACCAGCCGACCATGTCGGGACGGTTTTCGATCAGCTCGTCGAGTCCACGATGCTCCATCGTGATCCGCGTCCCGCCATCGATCGAGTCGAATCGAAACGTGATCTCGGTCGTCGACGCTGGCTCCCAGGCCGCCGGTCGCCATTCGAATTCGAGATCCTCGCCAGGGTTCCATGACGTCACCCGACCCACTTCGTACTCGCCTCGGGTGAAACGGCCGTCGGGTCCAGACTCGAATCCGAATCCAGAATCGTCGAGCGTCCAGGTGAGTTCGTCGACGAAGTACTCGAACGCGTCCCGAGGGCTAACGGCGATTTCCGCGCTCGTCCGAATAGAGGTTTCGTCGTTCTCCATTTGCGTGCGATGATGTTGGCCTGATCTATCGTTTCGTGTGCTCAGAACGGCTCGACGAACGATGCACTGAGCGACAGGGTAGCTACGACGTACAACACGAACGAGATGAATGCCGCAACCGTACGAACGTGGTTCCACCGCTTCCACCGGGCCCGAACTTCTTCCCACCCGGTCGGTGGCGACTCGATCGACCATCCGGCGATGGTGTTGTTCATCGGGACGCTGACCAACAGAGTGACCCCGGCCGTCCCGACGAGATAGATCACGGTCCCGGCGAGGAACAACTGGCCGAACAGGGCAGTCCAGAGGCCCTCAATGAACACCAGAAACGCACCCACGGTCGGTACGATGATTGCGCCGCCGAAAGAAACGCCGAATAGCGGGTTCAGGATCTCCTCGTTGATCGATTGCATCACGCGGGTGTACGACGACGCCGAGAGCGTGTCGAGCGTCAGGACTACGCTCACTGAATAGGCAAAAAATAGCCCGGCCATGAGTCCACAAAGGATCGTGGACGAAGCCACTAAAAATACGACGAGCGGCTCCAAAGTGCCGATCAGACCCACGGCGAATCACCACATCTCGTTCCCGCGATTCCATGTGGCTGGTGTCGAGACAATGGCGGCACCGGAACAGTTGTCTCCGATGTGTCGAGCTGAACCGAACGGGTATCCCTAGCTTTCCAACCACGATGAATTGGGAGGCCGTCCGTGAGTTGGATACTATTCATGCGAAGCCGGCACCACCGTCTTGAATCGGTCGTTCCACTCGACATCGACGAACTTGTCTGGATCCGTGCGGTTCATCGACTCGCGAGTAACGACTTCGAACGTCCGATTCGTTGCCTCTGGGGATACCAGTGCGGCAACCATGAGTCGAGCGACGTCTACTCGTGGAACTGATCCGGTCATCGCTCCACCACCTTCCGCAAGGATGACCTCAGTACTCGGAGGGTCCCCCCTCAACCAGCCGGGACGGAAAATGATATGATCGATATCGGAGTCACGGAGCGCCTGTTCCGCTCGTTCCTTGTCTCGGACCGCCCACCGAAGAACGAGTAATCGAGCCCAGAGCGGCATTCCCAGACGGGAGTTGCCGGCGCCAATGGAACTCTGGAAGACGAACTTGTGAACGGTCGTGTCCGCAGCTGCGTCAACCAGATTAATCACGCCGTCCCTGTCGATGACTCGGTGGGGTCGAAGAAGGCCGGTGGTAAGGCTTGAGCCGGCAGCAAAGAGGATCGCGTCACATCCCTCAACAGCCCTTCGGGCACCCACCGGCTCCAGCAAGTCACCGACCACGACCTCGTCGGCACCATTCGCCTGGAGTAATGTGCGGTTGTGCTCCGATCGGGTTAAGGCACGTACGTGCAACGAGGTTCTACGTAGTACTGCCAAGAGCTCGTGGCCGGTGCGACCACTCGCACCGGTGACGAGAACGCTTGATGGGGTTCGTTGGGTCATATTATTTCTTGGAATGCCGACAGTTGCAGGAAATAATGTCAATTTTGCACTATATTGGTCCTTGCAGTGATCGGTTAGCAGGCTGCGACGCACAAAATGGGTCCAAACTGAACAATCGTGAGGCCCGGAGCGAGCCGGAACAATCTAAGCAGCGCTACGATGACACCGAGGATCGACAATATTCCCGTATTCGCGTTCCATGCAAGGATTCGCCGATTCTTCATCGGAGTGAGTATGAGGCCGTCTACCTCTGGATTTAACGCCGAGCATGAACCCTACCTTTAAATTCGACCACCAGACCACTGTCTAGTGAGGGTGGAAATCGTGCTTGGTTTTAACGCACGGATTAGTACAGGTCAACCCTATACTCCGCCTGGATTCCCATATAATGGGGGTATGTCACTCGATCACAGACTGAATAATCTTTGATTCTATCCGTCGGAGATGGTCTCCAATGGTCCCTTGTGACACGCCAATCTCGTCGGCCAATTCACGCTGTGTGACCCGCCGTGGTATCTCGTAGTATCCCGCAGCAACTGCTTTCCGTACGACCTCTATCTGACGGTCGGTTAGCTGCGCTGCTGGGTCGTTCATCGATGGCTGGAAATCCCCAGTCTGTTTGAGAGTCAATTTCATCTCATCAGGAATGTTCGCAATCAACTGCTGGAGGGCGATATCTTCGCCGAAGAACGTAACCTGCAGTCCGTCCGCTGTCTCCACCATCGGCCAGTCAATACTGATTACCTCAGTGTCGAAGAGTTCGAGGAGTGCTCTCTCGAACTCCGCAGGCTCATAGTGAAGGTACGCCAGCCCTGTCTCCCCCCGGTCACGGTACAAGAGATTATCTCCGGGCTCTCTGATTCTAACCTCATAAGCTGTTCGGCATCCCCCCTGAACCGAAAGATCCCGACTGCGGTCCCATCTTTGAGAAGGTTGAGG
Protein-coding sequences here:
- a CDS encoding anthrone oxygenase family protein, translating into MGLIGTLEPLVVFLVASSTILCGLMAGLFFAYSVSVVLTLDTLSASSYTRVMQSINEEILNPLFGVSFGGAIIVPTVGAFLVFIEGLWTALFGQLFLAGTVIYLVGTAGVTLLVSVPMNNTIAGWSIESPPTGWEEVRARWKRWNHVRTVAAFISFVLYVVATLSLSASFVEPF
- a CDS encoding SDR family oxidoreductase; protein product: MTQRTPSSVLVTGASGRTGHELLAVLRRTSLHVRALTRSEHNRTLLQANGADEVVVGDLLEPVGARRAVEGCDAILFAAGSSLTTGLLRPHRVIDRDGVINLVDAAADTTVHKFVFQSSIGAGNSRLGMPLWARLLVLRWAVRDKERAEQALRDSDIDHIIFRPGWLRGDPPSTEVILAEGGGAMTGSVPRVDVARLMVAALVSPEATNRTFEVVTRESMNRTDPDKFVDVEWNDRFKTVVPASHE
- a CDS encoding helix-turn-helix domain-containing protein, which encodes MKLTLKQTGDFQPSMNDPAAQLTDRQIEVVRKAVAAGYYEIPRRVTQRELADEIGVSQGTIGDHLRRIESKIIQSVIE